The following proteins come from a genomic window of Girardinichthys multiradiatus isolate DD_20200921_A chromosome 8, DD_fGirMul_XY1, whole genome shotgun sequence:
- the nefla gene encoding neurofilament light polypeptide, protein MSSIGYDPYYASSLYKHLYVEPAPRVVVRGRSHAGYSSRASPLSSSRLQYSSPSRVTFSSSSPAASLERELSQAAQISSDFRAVRTQERSQLQDLNDRFAGFIERVRELEQQNRALEAELLLLRQRHAEPSRLRALYEQEARTLKAAVDEARAEQQTVLGQRERLEQTLNSLQGRYEEEMLAREEAEGKLMEARREADEAALGMAELEKGVETLLDELAFLKRIHEGEVAELQAQVQLGVQVAVESEAAAPDLSAALRDIRAQYERLAARNMQAAEEWFRGKVGSLTETVAQHSSAVKSSKDEAGEYRRQLQARILEIDACKGLNVSLEKQLHEIEERQSAEIAAMHDTIAELENELRGTKQEMARYLKEYQDLLNVKMALDIEIAAYRKLLEGEESRFSVGVTGGVASLYSHTLAAPSFTRPILSSLSSGTSYLMTSRLLSSSTAEGVISASHAQQAEASPPAEEEEEEEEAEEVKEEEQEEQKEEGGEEQKDEEEEEDGEEKKEEEGEKEEEEKQEEEKQDEETKEREDEEQKEEAEQATVAEREKEGGEAEDKPEAEEEEKTGGAEDEDEKAKDEEKEEKGDSKESEEKEEKKESKKGEEKEDKADAKEDKADVKDVKEAVPKKDDKDDTKKEKVEEKTAKPEPAEEKSTKGKK, encoded by the exons ATGAGTAGCATCGGATATGACCCCTACTATGCCTCTTCGTTGTACAAACACCTGTATGTCGAGCCTGCACCTCGGGTGGTGGTAAGAGGGAGATCCCATGCCGGTTACTCTTCCCGTGCATCCCCACTATCTTCCTCCCGTCTGCAGTACTCCTCTCCCAGTCGGGTGacattctcctcttcctccccggCCGCTTCCCTGGAGCGGGAGCTCAGCCAGGCGGCCCAGATCAGCTCCGACTTCCGAGCCGTACGCACACAGGAACGCAGCCAGCTGCAAGACCTTAATGATCGCTTTGCAGGCTTCATCGAGAGGGTGCGTGAGCTGGAGCAGCAGAACCGTGCTCTGGAGGCCGAGCTGCTGCTGCTAAGGCAAAGGCACGCTGAGCCATCCCGTCTCAGGGCATTATATGAGCAAGAGGCCAGAACTCTGAAAGCAGCTGTTGATGAAGCAAGGGCAGAGCAGCAGACTGTCCTGGGCCAGAGGGAGAGGCTGGAACAAACCCTGAACTCACTGCAGGGTCGATATGAGGAGGAGATGTTGGCTCGGGAAGAAGCTGAGGGCAAGTTGATGGAGGCCCGTCGCGAGGCTGATGAGGCCGCTTTAGGAATGGCTGAGCTGGAGAAAGGTGTTGAAACCCTACTGGACGAACTGGCCTTCCTTAAGAGGATTCATGAGGGGGAGGTGGCTGAACTTCAGGCGCAGGTCCAGCTGGGGGTCCAGGTAGCGGTTGAATCTGAAGCCGCCGCTCCAGATCTGTCTGCTGCTCTCAGGGACATCCGGGCCCAGTATGAGAGGCTGGCTGCAAGGAACATGCAGGCAGCTGAGGAGTGGTTTAGGGGAAAGGTGGGCTCCCTGACGGAAACTGTGGCTCAGCACAGCAGTGCAGTGAAAAGTTCAAAGGACGAAGCAGGAGAGTACCGGCGCCAGCTGCAGGCCCGCATACTGGAGATTGATGCATGCAAAGGCCTCAATGTATCTCTGGAGAAGCAGCTGCACGAGATCGAGGAGAGGCAGAGTGCAGAGATAGCTGCTATGCAT GACACAATTGCAGAGTTGGAGAATGAGCTGAGGGGCACTAAACAGGAAATGGCACGCTACCTTAAGGAGTACCAAGACCTGCTGAATGTCAAAATGGCCCTGGATATCGAGATCGCAGCATACAG GAAGCTTTTGGAAGGGGAAGAGTCTCGCTTCAGTGTGGGAGTGACTGGCGGCGTGGCCTCCCTGTACAGCCACACCTTGGCTGCACCCTCCTTCACCCGGCCCATCCTCTCCAGCCTGAGCTCCGGCACCTCTTACCTGATGACCTCCCGTCTGCTCAGCTCCAGCACTGCTGAGGGTGTAATCTCTGCCAGCCACGCCCAGCAAGCAGAGGCCAGCCCTcctgcagaagaagaagaggaggaagaggaggccgAGGAGGTAAAGGAAGAAGAGCAAGAGGAGCAGAAGGAAGAGGGAGGAGAGGAGCAAAAAGacgaagaagaagaggaagacggagaggagaaaaaagaagaagagggagaaaaggaggaggaggagaaacaaGAGGAAGAAAAGCAGGATGAAGAGACTAAAGAGAGAGAGGATG AGGAGCAAAAAGAAGAGGCTGAACAGGCTACTGTTgctgagagagaaaaagaaggaGGTGAAGCTGAGGACAAACCAGAAgcagaagaggaggaaaaaacaGGAGGAGCAGAGGATGAAGATGAGAAGGCCAAAGATGAAGAGAAAGAGGAGAAAGGAGATTCTAAAGAGAGTGAAgagaaagaggagaaaaaagaaTCTAAAAAGGGTGAGGAGAAAGAAGATAAGGCAGATGCCAAGGAGGACAAAGCTGATGTCAAAGATGTCAAAGAAGCTGTTCCAAAGAAAGACGACAAGGATGACACCAAAAAGGAGAAAGTTGAAGAAAAAACAGCCAAACCTgagcctgctgaagaaaaaagcacaaaaggTAAAAAGTGA
- the nefma gene encoding neurofilament, medium polypeptide a → MSYPVDTIGSPFRRVMDTRTTSYGYGRPSGTPSSGFRSQSWSRTSPGSTMTASYKRTLNAPAPRAYSSTVLSSADSVDYSQTSILNGDYKRSNEKEQLQGLNDRFAVYIDKVHYLEQQNKQIEDEIQALRQKQVSRTQLDDLYDQDLKELRTVLEQIHREKAQIQLDTEHIEEDIQRVRDRFEEEARIREETEAIIRVLKKDTGDSELVKSELEKKVQSLQDEIAFIRNNHEEEVSDLIAQIQASQVTVERKDLQKTDITEALREIRTELEGHSNQNLQQVETWFMCRYTKLNEAAEHNKDAIKSARDEIADYRRQLQVKTVELESVRGMKDSLERQLNDIEDRHNSDLASLQETIHQLDNELKSTKWEMARHLREYQDLLNVKMALDIEIAAYRKLLEGEETHFSTFPYRQAVTSSKISKPKSEASKLKVQHKFVEEIIEETRVEDDKANIDEALAKIAQELSATPGEGGEEEEGEKEGGEEEQDAGEEAAEEEEVVATIEAKVSASALSKDEDEEEKGDDEGEEGDGEDGKEGENEEEEAKGEDDEEKGGEAEEGDEDGGEEAEEEEVEETVLCTKAPESKASPDKDKSGEKESSTGEEEKEAGAEEESSKKEEDDKASKRGDEKEEKDDAEKGKEEDEKDVKTEKSEKSVAKSEALKSEASKEEAPKSEGSKSPNSESPVAGSPKSESPKPGSPKSESPKPGSPKSESPKPGSPKSESPKPGSPKSESPKPGSPKSESPKPGSPKSESPKPGSPKSESPKPGSPKSESPKLGSPKSETPKPSSPKSESPKGASPKPESPKEGSPKAESPKPSSPKSEFPKFDTIKPEASKEDKTEKKSDSSEDKKVEKKDVAMNGEVEKSSPEEKEKKDEDVIANGVDESPIKEDGSQKVVITKTVETITTGEDGSKHVTKSITVTETVKEVEEVLQEKLVSTKNTEKQTTQSVKQVAEAE, encoded by the exons ATGAGTTACCCGGTGGACACGATAGGAAGTCCCTTCAGGAGAGTTATGGATACTAGAACAACCAGTTACGGCTACGGCCGCCCCAGCGGCACCCCCTCAAGCGGCTTTCGCTCCCAGTCGTGGTCCCGGACAAGCCCGGGCTCCACCATGACCGCATCCTACAAGAGGACCCTGAACGCACCGGCTCCCCGGGCATACAGCTCAACGGTGCTGAGTTCCGCCGACAGCGTTGATTACAGTCAAACCTCGATCCTTAACGGTGACTACAAGCGATCTAACGAAAAAGAGCAACTTCAGGGGCTTAATGACCGGtttgctgtgtatattgacaAGGTGCACTACCTGGAGCAACAGAACAAGCAGATCGAGGATGAGATCCAGGCGCTGCGGCAAAAGCAGGTGTCCCGCACCCAGCTGGACGACCTCTACGACCAGGATCTGAAGGAGCTGCGGACCGTTCTGGAGCAGATCCACCGCGAGAAGGCGCAGATCCAACTCGACACTGAGCACATTGAGGAGGACATCCAGCGGGTCAGGGACCGCTTCGAGGAGGAGGCTCGAATCCGCGAGGAAACGGAAGCCATAATTCGCGTCCTGAAGAAAGACACCGGTGACTCGGAGTTAGTGAAGTCCGAGTTGGAGAAGAAAGTTCAGTCGCTGCAGGACGAGATTGCCTTCATCCGCAACAACCACGAGGAGGAGGTGAGCGACCTCATCGCCCAGATCCAGGCGTCCCAGGTGACCGTGGAGAGGAAGGACCTCCAGAAGACCGACATCACCGAGGCTCTGCGGGAAATACGCACCGAATTAGAGGGCCACTCCAACCAGAACCTGCAGCAGGTGGAAACCTGGTTTATGTGCCGCTACACCAAGCTCAACGAGGCAGCGGAGCACAACAAGGACGCGATTAAGTCCGCCCGGGACGAGATTGCCGACTACCGGCGCCAGCTGCAGGTGAAGACGGTGGAGCTGGAGTCTGTCCGAGGGATGAAGGACTCTCTGGAGCGCCAACTGAATGACATCGAGGACCGGCACAACAGCGACCTGGCCAGCCTGCAG gaGACAATCCACCAGCTGGATAATGAACTGAAGAGCACGAAGTGGGAGATGGCTCGCCATCTCCGCGAGTACCAGGACCTGCTGAATGTCAAGATGGCCCTGGACATTGAAATTGCTGCATACAG GAAACTCCTCGAGGGAGAGGAGACCCACTTCAGCACTTTTCCATATCGCCAGGCTGTCACCTCCAGCAAAATCTCCAAACCTAAATCTGAGGCCTCAAAGCTGAAAGTGCAGCACAAGTTCGTGGAGGAGATCATCGAGGAGACACGGGTGGAGGATGACAAGGCAAACATTGATGAGGCTCTGGCAAAGATAGCACAGGAGCTCTCTGCCACACCCGGAgaaggaggagaggaggaagaagggGAAAAGGAGGGTGGAGAGGAAGAGCAGGATGCTGGAGAAGAggcagcagaggaagaggaagttGTAGCCACCATTGAAGCCAAAGTTAGTGCTAGTGCCCTTTCCAaggatgaggatgaggaggaaaaaGGGGATGATGAGGGAGAAGAAGGTGACGGAGAAGATGGTAAGGAGGGAGAAAATGAGGAGGAAGAAGCGAAGGGAGAGGATGACGAAGAAAAGGGGGGTGAAGCAGAAGAAGGTGATGAAGATGGGGGagaagaagcagaggaagaggaggttgAGGAAACAGTACTGTGCACCAAAGCTCCAGAGTCCAAAGCCTCCCCTGACAAAGATAAGAGTGGTGAAAAAGAGAGTAGTACaggggaggaggagaaggaggctGGTGCCGAAGAGGAGAGTAGCAAAAAGGAGGAAGATGACAAAGCATCAAAACGTGGAgatgaaaaggaagaaaaagatgATGCAGAGAAAGGCAAAGAGGAAGATGAAAAGGatgtaaaaacagagaaatcagaaaaatcTGTTGCAAAATCAGAAGCTTTAAAATCTGAAGCCAGCAAGGAAGAGGCCCCAAAATCTGAGGGATCAAAGTCCCCCAACTCGGAATCTCCAGTGGCAGGTTCCCCAAAGTCTGAATCCCCCAAACCTGGTTCCCCCAAGTCTGAATCCCCCAAACCTGGTTCCCCCAAGTCTGAATCCCCCAAACCTGGTTCCCCCAAGTCTGAATCCCCCAAACCTGGTTCCCCCAAGTCTGAATCCCCCAAACCTGGTTCCCCCAAGTCTGAATCACCCAAACCTGGTTCCCCCAAGTCTGAATCACCCAAACCAGGTTCTCCCAAGTCTGAATCACCCAAACCTGGTTCCCCCAAGTCTGAATCACCCAAACTAGGTTCTCCCAAGTCTGAAACACCCAAACCAAGTTCTCCCAAGTCTGAATCACCCAAGGGTGCTTCTCCAAAGCCTGAATCGCCGAAAGAAGGCTCTCCCAAGGCAGAATCCCCTAAGCCTAGCTCCCCCAAATCTGAATTCCCCAAGTTTGATACCATCAAACCTGAGGCTTCCAAAgaggacaaaacagaaaagaaaagtgaCTCATCAGAAGATAAGAAGGTAGAAAAGAAAGATGTTGCCATGAACGGTGAGGTGGAGAAGAGTAGCCCAgaggaaaaagagaagaaagatgAGGATGTGATTGCTAATGGCGTAGACGAGAGCCCCATCAAGGAAGATGGCAGCCAGAAAGTGGTGATTACCAAGACCGTGGAGACAATCACCACTGGAGAGGATGGGTCCAAGCATGTCACAAAATCTATCACGGTGACAGAAACAGtgaaggaggtggaggaggtgcTGCAGGAGAAGCTGGTCTCCACCAAGAACACTGAGAAGCAAACCACCCAGTCTGTTAAGCAAGTGGCAGAGGCCGAATAA